In Rhododendron vialii isolate Sample 1 chromosome 9a, ASM3025357v1, the following are encoded in one genomic region:
- the LOC131300153 gene encoding 7-deoxyloganetic acid glucosyl transferase-like — protein sequence MDDQETEVPPPHVLIFPYPEQGHVNPMLKLAELLCHAGLHVTFLVTHFIHRRLLRNSTALISRLTRYSGFRFEAIPDGLPEDDLRSGNRVMELFRSFRATAKPLLRELLGSDGRKDWGLGRKRASCIIADGLLSFAIDVGEEFGIPVIIFRTTSACAFWAFLCGPKLIEAGEIPFQGNNMDAPIKCVPGMDGFLRQRDLPSIYRVRDAANQDLQILLSETLQITRARALILNTFEDLEGSVLAPIRSQCPQVYTVGPLHAHLKVRLASSSSSNGLWEEDTSCMAWLDAQPPKSVIYVSFGSIIMMAKDQLMEFLHGLVCSEKRFLLVIRPDSVMMGKDWVSHLPTEILEGTRERGCIIGWAPQEEVLGHKSIGGFITHSGWNSTLESIVIGVPMICWPYFGDQQVNSRFVGEVWKLGLDMKDTCDRGIIETMIRDLMDVRREEFQHSSDKIAKLAKNAVAEGGSSYCNLDCLIKDIRSMGVD from the exons ATGGATGATCAAGAAACAGAGGTCCCTCCTCCCCACGTGCTCATCTTCCCTTACCCGGAACAGGGCCACGTCAACCCCATGCTCAAGTTAGCCGAGCTTCTCTGCCACGCCGGCCTCCACGTCACCTTCCTAGTCACCCACTTCATCCACCGCCGTCTCCTCCGCAACAGCACCGCCCTGATCTCGCGGTTAACCCGCTACTCCGGGTTCCGATTCGAAGCCATTCCGGACGGGTTACCCGAAGACGACCTGCGTTCGGGTAATAGAGTCATGGAGCTGTTCCGTTCGTTCAGAGCTACGGCAAAACCACTTCTCAGAGAACTGCTGGGATCCGATGGAAGAAAGGATTGGGGCTTGGGTCGAAAGCGGGCATCTTGCATCATAGCCGATGGTTTATTGAGTTTCGCCATTGACGTCGGTGAAGAGTTTGGGATCCCGGTCATCATTTTCCGGACCACCAGCGCTTGTGCCTTTTGGGCCTTCTTGTGTGGCCCCAAACTCATTGAAGCCGGTGAAATTCCCTTTCAAG GGAACAATATGGATGCACCTATAAAATGCGTACCCGGTATGGATGGTTTTCTTCGACAGCGTGACCTCCCAAGTATCTATCGCGTTAGAGACGCAGCTAATCAGGACTTGCAAATACTTTTGAGTGAAACCCTACAAATTACTCGAGCACGAGCTCTGATACTCAACACGTTTGAAGATTTGGAAGGATCTGTACTTGCTCCGATACGTTCTCAATGTCCACAAGTTTATACCGTGGGGCCACTCCACGCACACCTTAAGGTAAGACTTGCTTCATCGAGTTCTTCAAATGGTTTGTGGGAAGAAGATACAAGTTGTATGGCATGGCTTGATGCACAACCGCCAAAATCTGTAATCTACGTAAGTTTTGGAAGCATTATAATGATGGCAAAGGACCAGCTAATGGAATTTTTGCATGGTCTGGTATGTAGTGAGAAACGATTCTTGTTGGTCATTCGACCAGATTCTGTGATGATGGGGAAAGATTGGGTAAGTCATTTACCGACCGAGATATTGGAGGGAACGAGGGAAAGAGGTTGCATAATTGGATGGGCTCCACAAGAAGAGGTCTTAGGTCACAAATCTATTGGCGGATTCATAACTCATAGTGGGTGGAATTCGACGCTGGAGAGCATCGTAATCGGAGTACCAATGATTTGTTGGCCATATTTTGGTGACCAACAAGTTAATAGTAGGTTTGTGGGAGAGGTATGGAAACTTGGATTGGATATGAAAGATACTTGTGATCGGGGCATAATAGAGACAATGATCAGAGATCTCATGGATGTACGGAGAGAAGAATTTCAACATTCGTCTGATAAGATTGCGAAATTGGCTAAAAATGCTGTTGCCGAAGGTGGGTCATCATACTGTAATTTGGATTGTCTGATTAAAGATATAAGGTCGATGGGTGTCGATTAA